Proteins co-encoded in one Flavivirga eckloniae genomic window:
- a CDS encoding RNA polymerase sigma factor: MKTLEDINNLSDEDLVKAIVKDNNTLLFEILYDRYARLVYNKCFGFAKDEDEAEDLTQDVFLKLFVKLGSFKEKSKFSTWLYAFTYNHCVNYVTRNTAKKLEKQSVDYKDIENLSEDDDDDHSFLDMKVDKLKLALELISPAEKMILLLKYQDFLSIKEIESVLGIGESAVKMRIKRAKDKLITVYNDNFK; this comes from the coding sequence TTGAAAACCTTAGAAGACATTAATAATCTATCCGATGAAGATCTGGTAAAAGCAATTGTAAAAGACAATAACACATTGCTGTTTGAGATATTATACGATAGGTATGCTAGGTTGGTATATAACAAATGTTTTGGTTTTGCAAAAGATGAAGATGAGGCTGAGGATTTAACACAAGATGTCTTTTTAAAGCTTTTTGTTAAGTTGGGGAGTTTTAAAGAGAAATCGAAGTTTTCCACATGGTTATATGCCTTTACTTATAACCACTGTGTAAATTACGTAACCAGAAATACAGCTAAAAAATTAGAGAAACAATCTGTAGATTATAAGGATATTGAAAACCTTTCGGAAGACGATGATGATGATCATAGTTTTCTGGATATGAAAGTTGATAAGCTAAAATTAGCTTTAGAACTAATTTCTCCAGCGGAGAAAATGATTTTGTTACTAAAATACCAGGATTTTCTTTCTATTAAAGAAATTGAAAGTGTTTTAGGAATTGGTGAAAGCGCAGTTAAAATGAGAATTAAACGTGCTAAAGATAAGTTGATAACAGTGTATAACGATAACTTTAAATGA
- a CDS encoding MotA/TolQ/ExbB proton channel family protein — MLKLTMDSSLLGLVLGFLGSVIGIIMAFGSIEDKGALDFVFLASGLKVSLITTTFGLFTFIISRIGILVLRALQKSNKACIINVF, encoded by the coding sequence ATGCTTAAATTAACTATGGATAGTAGCCTTCTGGGATTGGTTTTAGGTTTTTTAGGTTCTGTGATAGGAATTATTATGGCTTTTGGTTCTATTGAAGATAAAGGGGCTTTAGATTTTGTTTTTTTGGCTAGTGGACTAAAAGTATCATTAATAACAACAACATTTGGTCTTTTTACTTTTATAATATCCAGAATTGGTATTCTTGTTTTAAGAGCATTACAAAAATCTAATAAAGCTTGTATTATAAACGTATTTTAA
- a CDS encoding mechanosensitive ion channel family protein, with translation MEKAGRWKDIAMESLSKMWLEITDIFPNIIGTIIVLLIGWLITKLLVKIIKKALKLAKVNKLDNAINDIEIVEGKKLNFDTVKVVSSFVKWVMYIMLLIMASDIMNLTMISEQISNLLGYLPQLFTALVIFTVGLILANVIKKGLKAFFESMDLSGAKIISQVVFFIILIFVSITALNQAGVNTEIITSNLTMILAAFLLSFALAFGFGAQKVVGEVLKAFYARKTYEIGQVIEFNNIKGEVETIDSITITLKTKEGKIVIPIKDIIESQVKIQD, from the coding sequence ATGGAAAAAGCAGGTAGATGGAAAGATATAGCCATGGAATCTCTAAGTAAAATGTGGCTCGAAATAACCGACATATTCCCCAACATAATAGGAACCATCATAGTTCTTTTAATAGGTTGGTTGATTACTAAGCTTCTTGTAAAAATTATAAAGAAAGCTTTAAAACTAGCAAAAGTTAATAAGCTAGACAATGCTATAAATGATATTGAAATTGTTGAGGGTAAAAAACTGAATTTCGATACGGTAAAGGTCGTGTCGAGTTTTGTAAAATGGGTGATGTATATCATGCTATTGATCATGGCATCTGATATTATGAATTTAACCATGATTTCTGAGCAAATAAGTAATCTTTTGGGTTACTTGCCACAGCTGTTTACCGCATTGGTAATATTTACTGTTGGTTTAATTTTAGCAAATGTTATCAAGAAAGGTTTAAAAGCGTTTTTTGAATCTATGGATCTATCAGGGGCCAAAATTATAAGCCAGGTCGTATTTTTTATTATATTAATTTTTGTATCGATAACAGCTCTTAATCAGGCAGGTGTAAACACCGAAATTATTACAAGCAATTTAACCATGATTTTGGCAGCATTTTTGCTGTCTTTTGCTTTAGCATTCGGGTTTGGCGCACAAAAAGTTGTGGGTGAGGTTTTAAAAGCCTTTTATGCTAGAAAAACTTACGAAATAGGACAGGTTATCGAATTTAACAATATTAAAGGTGAAGTTGAGACAATAGATAGTATAACTATTACGTTAAAAACAAAAGAAGGGAAAATAGTTATTCCCATAAAAGATATTATAGAGAGCCAAGTGAAAATACAGGATTAA
- a CDS encoding LytR/AlgR family response regulator transcription factor, which yields MTQNKNISCLIVDDELIAREIIETHLKKVPDVKIVGNCGSAIEAFSYIRNNSIDLVFLDINMPEISGISFAKSINKDIKIIFTTAYRDYAVEGFELQAVDYLLKPISFERLLKAVNNYFDIYSEPKNVVIENTDSSDFMFVRSERRMIKIDFDAIIYIESYSDYIKIHLANKAIVTRETISAIEAKLPVKKFLRIHRSYIISIKNITSFTNEEIVINKKSLPISRSYKKEVLLALEKY from the coding sequence TTGACACAAAACAAAAACATATCTTGCCTTATTGTTGATGACGAACTTATAGCCAGAGAAATTATAGAAACCCATCTTAAAAAAGTACCTGATGTTAAAATAGTGGGTAACTGCGGAAGCGCCATTGAGGCTTTTAGTTATATAAGAAACAATAGTATTGATCTGGTTTTTTTAGATATTAATATGCCTGAGATATCTGGAATCTCTTTTGCAAAATCAATTAACAAAGACATTAAAATTATATTTACAACAGCGTATCGGGATTATGCTGTAGAAGGTTTTGAGTTACAAGCAGTAGATTATTTACTAAAACCCATTTCGTTTGAGCGTTTACTAAAAGCTGTTAATAATTATTTTGACATATATAGTGAACCAAAAAACGTGGTAATAGAAAATACAGATAGTAGCGATTTTATGTTTGTTCGATCTGAAAGACGGATGATTAAAATAGATTTTGATGCTATTATTTATATTGAAAGCTACAGCGATTACATTAAAATTCATTTAGCGAATAAAGCGATAGTAACCAGAGAAACCATTAGTGCTATAGAAGCCAAACTACCTGTTAAAAAGTTTCTTAGAATTCACAGGTCTTATATCATATCAATAAAGAACATTACCTCATTCACAAACGAAGAAATAGTGATTAATAAAAAATCGCTACCTATTAGTCGGAGTTATAAAAAAGAGGTGTTGCTTGCCTTGGAAAAGTACTAA
- a CDS encoding sensor histidine kinase, with the protein MAPISRNLLLVAIAVYLVVIVVSGFKLLKLNLKHVEQTNKLENKILETQLKLKEQQLDYLKMQIHPHFLFNTLNTMYGFALKKADQAPEMILKLSNLLDYLLYKVDKPFVLLTDDIDHIEDYIELEKMRFNETLSISFLTKNISKDIKIAPMLLLPFIENSFKHGAIKNGMLTIKITLTCKDKMLLFDIENTSTQSEPHKNGIGLENIQKRLDLLYKDNYILDITKNTNFFKVNLVLNTNTSD; encoded by the coding sequence ATGGCTCCCATTAGTAGAAATTTACTATTGGTTGCTATAGCAGTATACTTAGTAGTTATTGTTGTAAGCGGATTTAAACTGTTAAAGCTTAATTTAAAACACGTTGAACAAACCAATAAACTTGAAAACAAAATTTTAGAAACACAGCTTAAACTAAAAGAACAGCAGCTTGATTATTTAAAGATGCAAATACATCCCCATTTTTTGTTTAACACATTAAATACCATGTATGGCTTTGCTCTAAAAAAAGCAGATCAAGCACCGGAAATGATTTTAAAACTTTCCAATTTATTAGACTATCTACTTTATAAAGTTGACAAGCCTTTTGTTTTACTAACCGACGATATCGATCATATTGAAGATTATATAGAGTTAGAAAAAATGCGATTTAACGAAACCCTTAGCATTTCTTTTTTAACAAAAAACATATCTAAAGACATTAAAATTGCCCCCATGCTTTTACTGCCTTTTATTGAAAATAGCTTTAAGCATGGCGCTATAAAAAATGGCATGTTAACAATTAAAATAACGCTAACCTGTAAAGACAAAATGCTTCTTTTTGATATTGAGAATACAAGTACACAATCTGAACCCCATAAAAACGGTATCGGATTGGAGAATATACAAAAGCGGTTAGACTTATTATATAAGGATAATTATATATTAGATATTACTAAGAATACTAACTTTTTTAAAGTAAATTTAGTTTTAAATACCAATACCTCTGATTAA
- the tilS gene encoding tRNA lysidine(34) synthetase TilS, translating into MLSNYHKHINSEFPFLNRSKLLIAISGGLDSVVLTHLCHQSNLNITLAHCNFNLRGKESDADENFVLQLGEDLGLEVFIESFDTENYSKENKLSTQMAARELRYNWFQELTEQLQFDYILTAHHADDNLETILINLSRGTGLDGLTGIPEENDNIIRPLLPFSREAIETYAKENDLKWREDSSNASTKYLRNKLRHDVIPVLKEINPQLLQNFQSTLNNLNDTKSIVDESVEQLLSKTQINEQHQTKFKISEFKKRNNPKAYLFEVFNNYGFTEWNDIVGLLDAQSGKQVLSSTHRLIKDREYLLLSEIELESTEDLVTILKTDKKVQTNFGMLYLDDVDTILEKNNHTIYIDKERIDYPLTVRKWEAGDMFYPLGMSGKKKLSKYFKDEKLSLLDKENIRLLCSGDDIVWVIGKRADNRFKVKENTKSILKIQLK; encoded by the coding sequence TTGTTAAGTAACTACCACAAACATATAAATAGTGAATTTCCTTTCCTAAACAGGAGCAAGCTTCTTATAGCAATTTCCGGAGGATTAGATAGTGTCGTATTAACCCATTTATGTCATCAATCAAATTTAAACATAACCCTGGCACATTGCAATTTTAACTTAAGGGGAAAAGAAAGTGATGCCGATGAAAATTTTGTGTTACAATTAGGAGAAGATTTAGGTTTAGAAGTTTTTATTGAAAGTTTCGATACCGAAAATTATTCCAAGGAAAATAAACTGTCTACCCAAATGGCAGCTCGAGAACTTCGTTATAATTGGTTTCAAGAGTTAACCGAACAACTACAATTCGATTATATTTTAACAGCTCACCATGCAGACGATAACTTGGAAACCATTTTAATCAATTTATCAAGAGGTACAGGATTGGATGGTTTAACGGGAATTCCAGAAGAAAATGATAATATTATCAGACCACTGTTGCCATTCTCAAGAGAGGCGATTGAAACCTATGCCAAAGAAAATGATTTAAAGTGGCGAGAGGACAGTAGTAACGCATCAACCAAGTATTTAAGGAATAAACTACGGCATGATGTAATTCCAGTATTAAAAGAAATCAATCCGCAGTTATTACAAAATTTCCAAAGCACACTCAATAATCTAAATGACACTAAAAGTATAGTAGATGAAAGTGTTGAACAGTTATTAAGCAAAACCCAGATAAACGAACAACATCAAACTAAGTTTAAGATTTCAGAATTTAAAAAACGGAATAACCCCAAAGCCTATTTATTTGAAGTATTTAATAATTATGGTTTTACAGAATGGAATGATATTGTTGGGTTATTAGATGCACAATCTGGAAAACAGGTATTATCCTCAACACACCGTTTAATAAAAGACAGGGAGTATCTTTTATTGAGTGAAATTGAATTGGAATCGACCGAAGATTTGGTTACCATCTTAAAAACAGATAAAAAGGTACAAACTAACTTCGGTATGCTGTATCTCGATGACGTTGATACTATTTTAGAAAAGAACAACCATACAATTTATATAGACAAGGAACGAATAGACTACCCGTTAACCGTAAGAAAATGGGAAGCTGGCGACATGTTTTACCCTTTGGGAATGTCTGGTAAAAAGAAGCTAAGCAAGTATTTTAAAGATGAGAAATTATCGTTGCTAGATAAAGAAAATATCAGGTTATTATGCTCTGGAGATGATATCGTGTGGGTAATAGGAAAACGAGCAGATAACCGTTTTAAAGTAAAAGAAAACACAAAAAGCATTCTAAAAATACAATTAAAGTAA
- the pabB gene encoding aminodeoxychorismate synthase component I: MRTTQIHSLDNADQFKDQLLIWSQQFDDVVWLDSNNYKQNHSNYEAVLAVDAFTSIQTRFDGSFDMLKEYQTNVNDWIFGYLTYDLKNDVENLSSDNFDGLEFPDLYFFQPKKVFLFKEDQVEIQYLNCVDDELEEDLKEIQGENECLPERSRKATNEAHQVKIKLRIHKDEYFEKVNKMLAHIHRGDIYEANFCQEFYAENTGINPLETYTKLNNISKPPFATFLKYGDKYLMSASPERYLKKEGHTIISQPIKGTAKRSENILEDEELKKALSQDIKERSENIMIVDLVRNDLSKTAIKGSVEVEELTKVYTFDQVHQMISTVTSKVEETTHAVDILKSTFPMGSMTGAPKISAMRIIEDLEETKRGLYSGSVGYFSPTGDFDFNVVIRSILYNETKKYVSYSVGSAITAKSDPLKEYEECLVKAKAMRTVLES, translated from the coding sequence TTGAGGACAACACAAATTCACAGTTTAGACAATGCTGACCAATTTAAAGATCAATTACTGATTTGGAGTCAGCAATTTGATGATGTCGTTTGGTTAGATTCCAATAACTACAAACAAAATCATTCTAATTACGAAGCGGTATTGGCGGTAGATGCTTTTACAAGTATTCAAACGCGTTTTGATGGAAGTTTCGACATGCTAAAAGAATATCAAACTAATGTAAACGATTGGATTTTTGGATATTTAACCTACGATTTAAAGAATGATGTAGAAAATTTAAGTTCCGATAATTTTGATGGTTTGGAGTTTCCGGATCTATACTTTTTTCAACCCAAAAAAGTGTTTCTATTTAAAGAAGATCAGGTTGAAATTCAATATTTAAACTGTGTTGATGACGAGCTAGAAGAAGATTTAAAAGAAATTCAAGGTGAAAACGAATGCCTCCCTGAGCGCAGTCGAAAGGCCACTAACGAAGCACATCAGGTAAAAATAAAACTCCGCATCCATAAAGACGAGTACTTTGAAAAAGTAAACAAAATGCTCGCACATATCCATAGAGGCGATATTTATGAAGCTAACTTTTGTCAGGAATTTTATGCGGAGAATACAGGCATTAACCCGTTGGAAACTTACACAAAACTTAACAATATTTCGAAACCACCCTTCGCTACATTTTTAAAGTATGGTGACAAATATTTAATGTCTGCATCACCAGAGCGTTATTTAAAAAAAGAAGGACATACTATAATTTCGCAGCCCATAAAAGGTACAGCAAAGCGATCGGAGAATATATTGGAAGACGAAGAGCTAAAAAAAGCCTTATCCCAAGACATAAAAGAACGCAGCGAAAACATCATGATTGTCGATTTGGTGCGCAACGACCTATCAAAAACAGCCATAAAGGGTAGTGTGGAGGTAGAGGAGTTAACTAAGGTATATACCTTCGATCAAGTACATCAAATGATTTCTACAGTAACTTCAAAAGTCGAAGAAACAACACATGCCGTCGATATTCTTAAAAGCACGTTCCCCATGGGAAGTATGACAGGAGCTCCAAAAATTTCAGCAATGCGTATTATTGAAGATTTAGAAGAAACCAAACGCGGACTATATTCCGGATCTGTGGGGTATTTTTCACCAACAGGCGATTTCGACTTTAATGTCGTTATTAGAAGTATTCTTTACAATGAAACCAAAAAGTATGTTTCCTATTCAGTAGGTAGTGCCATAACAGCAAAAAGCGATCCCTTAAAAGAGTACGAAGAGTGTCTGGTTAAAGCTAAAGCCATGCGTACGGTGCTGGAGAGTTAG
- a CDS encoding DEAD/DEAH box helicase produces MSFEDLNLNTPLYNALDDLGFTTPTPIQEQAFNVVSSGKDMVGIAQTGTGKTFAYMLPILKNLKYSTQENPRVLVLVPTRELVVQVVEEIEKLSKYINNRVLGVYGGTNINTQKQAVAEGLDILVATPGRLYDLALSRVLQLKSIQKLVIDEVDVMLDLGFRHQLINIFDILPERRQNIMFSATMTEDVDALISDFFKSPKRVSIAVSGTPLENILQTRYNVPNFYTKVNLLANLLNDIETFNKVLIFVAYKRMADRLFEKLDEIFHDELCVIHSNKTQNYRLRSIEQFRNGDNRILIATDVMARGLDIDNVSHVINFDTPIYPENYMHRIGRTGRAEREGKSIAFSTEAEQESIENIEALMNMEIPLLEIPEVVEISTELIEEERPQIKERNNPTKRRDEDAPGPAFHEKKAKNQKENLGGSYKFKIASKYKKPKTKGDKNYNKRNKRK; encoded by the coding sequence TTGAGTTTCGAAGATTTAAATTTAAACACCCCACTTTATAACGCATTAGACGATTTGGGTTTTACAACCCCAACACCAATACAGGAACAGGCCTTTAATGTAGTAAGTTCCGGTAAAGATATGGTGGGTATTGCACAAACAGGTACTGGTAAGACCTTTGCCTATATGCTTCCTATTCTTAAAAATTTAAAGTATTCCACTCAAGAAAACCCACGGGTTTTGGTTTTGGTTCCTACACGGGAATTAGTGGTACAGGTGGTAGAAGAAATTGAAAAGCTTTCTAAATACATTAACAATCGTGTTTTAGGGGTTTATGGTGGTACTAATATTAATACCCAAAAACAAGCAGTTGCAGAGGGTTTAGATATTTTAGTAGCTACTCCGGGAAGGTTATACGACCTGGCTTTAAGCAGGGTTTTACAGCTTAAATCGATTCAGAAATTGGTTATTGATGAAGTGGATGTGATGCTCGATTTAGGGTTTAGGCATCAATTAATCAATATTTTTGATATTCTACCAGAACGTAGACAAAACATCATGTTTTCGGCTACCATGACGGAAGATGTGGATGCTTTAATTAGCGATTTCTTTAAAAGCCCCAAGCGTGTTTCTATTGCCGTTTCGGGTACGCCTCTAGAAAACATATTACAAACACGTTATAATGTTCCTAATTTTTATACTAAGGTTAATTTATTAGCCAACCTTCTAAATGATATTGAAACCTTTAATAAGGTTTTAATTTTTGTTGCTTATAAACGTATGGCAGATCGTTTATTTGAAAAACTAGATGAAATATTCCATGATGAACTCTGTGTGATTCATTCTAATAAGACCCAAAATTACAGGTTACGTAGTATTGAACAGTTTCGAAATGGTGACAATCGTATTTTAATTGCCACAGATGTAATGGCACGTGGTTTGGATATTGATAATGTATCGCATGTTATCAATTTTGATACGCCTATATACCCCGAAAACTACATGCATCGTATTGGTAGAACAGGTCGCGCAGAACGTGAAGGGAAATCGATAGCTTTTTCTACTGAAGCTGAGCAAGAATCGATTGAAAACATTGAAGCTTTAATGAACATGGAGATTCCTTTATTGGAAATTCCTGAGGTTGTTGAAATTTCTACTGAACTAATTGAAGAGGAACGTCCGCAAATAAAAGAACGTAACAATCCAACAAAACGAAGGGATGAAGATGCCCCGGGACCAGCGTTTCATGAAAAGAAGGCCAAAAACCAAAAGGAAAATTTAGGTGGTTCTTATAAGTTTAAGATTGCTAGTAAGTATAAAAAACCTAAAACAAAAGGTGATAAGAATTATAATAAACGGAATAAGCGGAAGTAG
- the ade gene encoding adenine deaminase, with protein sequence MKLQGNIVDIQNSRIYKGEITFQDGKILSIQEKEHNVNQYILPGFVDAHIHIESSMLVPSEFARLAVKHGTVATVSDPHEIANVLGVEGVEFMIENGKEVPFKFNFGAPSCVPATTFESAGAVINSEAIKTLLENSDIKYLAEMMNYPGVLFDDEEVMKKIAWAKHYNKPIDGHAPGLKGEDVTKYISAGISTDHECFTYDEALEKLEKGMKILIREGSAAKNFEALIDLLPEHFEKMMFCSDDKHPDDLLLHHINNLCARAVAKGIDVFKVLKAACINPVKHYNLDVGLLQEGDFADFIVVEDLIDFKTIQTYINGELVFNNETSLIKPVGFKNLNNFNCNKKEVSDFKFESTAKQIRVIEALEGQLVTNELMEEATIQEGNLVSNTEHDILKMTVVNRYQNQKPAIAFIKNFGLKEGAIASSVGHDSHNIIAVGVSDEAICEAVNLLIEHKGGICAVSNSEEKTVPLPVAGIMSDKDGETIGKQYAELDAMAKRLGSSLYAPYMTLSFMALLVIPSLKLSDKGLFNGSDFKFTPLEV encoded by the coding sequence TTGAAACTACAAGGAAACATAGTCGACATTCAAAATAGTCGTATTTATAAAGGTGAAATCACTTTTCAAGATGGAAAGATTCTTTCTATTCAAGAAAAAGAACACAACGTAAACCAATACATCCTTCCAGGGTTTGTAGATGCTCATATTCACATAGAAAGTTCTATGCTGGTGCCTAGTGAGTTTGCAAGATTAGCTGTTAAGCATGGTACTGTGGCAACGGTTTCCGATCCTCATGAAATAGCTAACGTTTTGGGCGTTGAAGGTGTTGAGTTCATGATTGAAAACGGAAAAGAAGTACCCTTTAAATTCAATTTTGGAGCACCATCCTGTGTGCCGGCAACTACTTTTGAATCGGCAGGAGCTGTTATAAATTCAGAAGCTATTAAAACACTTCTTGAAAATTCGGATATCAAGTATTTGGCAGAAATGATGAATTACCCCGGAGTATTGTTTGATGATGAAGAGGTGATGAAAAAAATAGCCTGGGCAAAACATTATAACAAACCCATTGACGGGCATGCACCCGGTTTAAAAGGCGAAGATGTTACAAAATATATTAGTGCTGGTATTTCCACAGATCACGAATGTTTTACTTACGATGAAGCATTGGAAAAGCTCGAAAAAGGTATGAAAATACTAATTAGGGAAGGGAGTGCCGCAAAAAACTTTGAAGCTTTGATAGATTTATTACCAGAACATTTTGAGAAGATGATGTTTTGTAGCGACGATAAGCATCCCGACGATTTACTATTGCACCATATTAATAATTTATGTGCTAGAGCTGTCGCAAAAGGCATAGATGTTTTTAAAGTATTAAAAGCAGCATGTATTAATCCTGTAAAGCATTATAATTTAGATGTAGGTTTACTACAAGAAGGCGATTTTGCAGATTTTATAGTTGTAGAAGATTTAATCGATTTTAAAACCATTCAAACGTATATAAATGGCGAGTTGGTTTTCAATAACGAAACTTCTTTAATAAAACCAGTTGGTTTTAAGAATCTGAATAATTTCAATTGTAATAAAAAAGAAGTTTCAGATTTTAAATTTGAATCAACAGCAAAACAAATCCGTGTTATAGAAGCTCTGGAAGGGCAATTAGTAACAAACGAACTTATGGAAGAAGCTACTATTCAAGAAGGAAACTTGGTTTCAAATACAGAACATGATATCCTAAAAATGACTGTTGTAAATAGATATCAAAATCAAAAACCGGCGATTGCTTTTATTAAGAATTTTGGACTAAAAGAAGGGGCAATTGCATCTTCGGTTGGTCACGATTCGCACAATATCATAGCCGTTGGAGTTAGTGATGAAGCGATTTGCGAAGCAGTTAATTTATTAATTGAACACAAAGGAGGTATTTGCGCTGTTTCAAATTCAGAAGAAAAAACAGTGCCGCTTCCTGTAGCTGGTATTATGAGCGATAAAGATGGTGAAACCATTGGGAAACAATATGCCGAATTAGATGCTATGGCAAAGCGTTTGGGAAGTAGTCTTTACGCGCCGTATATGACATTGTCGTTTATGGCTTTATTGGTAATTCCTTCGTTAAAATTAAGTGATAAAGGATTGTTTAATGGTAGCGATTTTAAATTTACACCTTTAGAAGTTTGA
- a CDS encoding four helix bundle protein, producing MKSYRDLIVWQKSMEVVTLTYKLLKQFPEDEKFGLTSQIKRSSVSVPSNIAEGYGRNYRKDYVRFLNISRGSLYEMQTQFQIGMNLKFINENELKEIKVLSVEIEKMLNSLINKLKD from the coding sequence ATGAAGAGTTATCGTGATTTAATTGTTTGGCAAAAATCAATGGAGGTAGTGACTTTAACATATAAACTTTTAAAACAATTTCCAGAAGATGAAAAATTTGGATTAACTTCTCAAATCAAAAGGAGTTCAGTTTCAGTTCCTTCAAATATAGCTGAAGGCTATGGGAGAAATTATAGGAAAGATTACGTTAGATTTTTAAATATTTCCAGAGGATCTCTATATGAAATGCAAACACAGTTTCAGATTGGTATGAATCTAAAATTCATAAATGAAAATGAATTAAAAGAAATAAAAGTATTATCTGTTGAGATTGAAAAAATGCTAAACTCTTTAATAAACAAACTCAAAGACTAA
- a CDS encoding MotA/TolQ/ExbB proton channel family protein yields MKAIILLQNSSIFSELGKRFNEGGPFFMSLILICLILALVFLVLAFLNVKKDVNKSKKMIALVSDASLLGLVIGFLGSIIGLITAFDTFEYMSGTTEGVSSARLAGGLKVSFLTTVFGSITFILPRIGIILLKTLQKP; encoded by the coding sequence ATGAAAGCAATAATATTATTACAGAATTCAAGTATATTTTCAGAATTAGGAAAGCGTTTTAATGAAGGTGGTCCATTTTTTATGTCACTCATTTTAATATGTCTCATACTCGCGTTGGTATTTTTAGTATTAGCATTTTTAAATGTGAAAAAAGATGTAAATAAATCTAAAAAAATGATAGCTTTAGTTTCCGATGCCAGTTTGTTAGGGTTGGTTATAGGGTTTTTAGGCTCAATAATAGGTTTAATAACTGCTTTTGATACTTTTGAGTATATGTCAGGTACTACAGAAGGTGTATCTTCAGCGAGGCTGGCAGGAGGCCTAAAAGTATCATTTTTAACAACTGTATTCGGTTCCATTACTTTTATCTTGCCACGAATAGGTATCATCTTATTAAAAACACTTCAAAAGCCTTAA
- a CDS encoding aldose 1-epimerase family protein, translating into MYTLENEKLKIAVKKTGAELCKIAAVKKDIDFMWDANPEVWGSYAPNLFPIIGALKDGSYHFENQTHKLPKHGLIRNNDKITLQKQNQDSLTFKLAYDEDSLKAYPFKFEFLITYQLTGNVITITHTIKNLDDKIMYFSLGGHPAFKCPVYNNEDYSDYFLEFEQTENSKTHLINMENGLISNKTKAIFNNTNILELEHDLFNEDALVFKDLKSKKVVLKSKSHGAILTVRHKDFPYLGIWAKPDGDYVCIEPWLGIADSENTNQNLKEKEGILTLKPQQTFTASYSIEIDNNHL; encoded by the coding sequence ATGTACACTTTAGAAAATGAAAAATTAAAAATAGCTGTTAAAAAAACCGGTGCTGAATTATGTAAAATCGCTGCGGTTAAAAAGGACATAGATTTTATGTGGGATGCCAATCCAGAGGTTTGGGGGAGTTATGCACCTAATTTATTCCCTATAATTGGAGCTTTAAAGGACGGTAGTTATCATTTTGAAAATCAGACCCATAAACTACCAAAACATGGTCTTATAAGAAACAATGATAAAATTACATTACAAAAACAAAATCAAGATTCATTAACTTTTAAATTGGCTTACGATGAAGATTCATTAAAGGCATATCCTTTTAAGTTTGAGTTTCTTATTACCTACCAACTTACTGGCAATGTTATCACCATAACGCACACTATTAAAAATCTGGATGATAAAATCATGTATTTCTCTTTAGGGGGTCATCCTGCTTTTAAATGTCCTGTTTACAACAATGAGGATTACAGTGATTATTTCTTAGAATTCGAACAAACCGAAAACTCTAAAACACACTTAATAAATATGGAAAATGGTCTTATTTCGAATAAGACTAAAGCTATTTTTAACAATACCAATATTTTAGAGTTAGAACATGATCTTTTCAATGAAGATGCGCTTGTTTTTAAAGATTTAAAATCTAAGAAGGTGGTTTTAAAAAGTAAATCCCACGGTGCTATACTTACAGTCAGGCATAAAGATTTTCCATATTTAGGTATTTGGGCGAAACCTGATGGTGATTATGTTTGCATTGAACCTTGGCTTGGTATTGCCGACAGTGAAAACACGAACCAAAACTTAAAAGAAAAGGAAGGTATTTTAACTTTAAAACCTCAACAAACATTTACGGCATCTTATAGTATTGAAATTGATAACAATCATTTATAA